A genomic segment from Nicotiana tabacum cultivar K326 chromosome 7, ASM71507v2, whole genome shotgun sequence encodes:
- the LOC142161961 gene encoding geraniol 8-hydroxylase-like, with product MTEIIKQQEIIKKAQVQLAEVIGKGKIVEEADVSQLPYLKCIIKETLRMHPPVPFLIPRKVEQDIELCDYIIPKGSQILVNAWAIGLDSTSWEDPLVFKPERFWNLDVDMRGHDFELIPFGAG from the coding sequence ATGACAGAAATAATTAAACAACAAGAGATAATCAAAAAAGCACAAGTTCAGCTTGCAGAAGTCattggaaaaggaaaaatagtagAAGAAGCTGATGTTTCCCAACTTCCTTACTTGAAATGCATTATCAAAGAAACCTTAAGAATGCACCCACCCGTTCCATTCTTAATCCCACGTAAAGTGGAGCAGGATATTGAACTGTGTGACTATATCATCCCGAAGGGGTCACAGATACTAGTCAACGCGTGGGCGATTGGTCTAGATTCTACTTCTTGGGAGGATCCTTTAGTATTTAAACCTGAGAGGTTTTGGAATTTGGATGTGGATATGCGAGGGCACGATTTTGAATTGATTCCGTTTGGTGCTGGTTGA